The DNA window GAAGAGCTATTTTGTCTTCTATAAGTTGTTCAAGAGATTCTAGTGACTGGCGCGTATGAGCCGATAATACTAGAGTACGTAAAGGTACCAATGCATGATCAGTTATTTCTGGCAAATCAGCTTTATTATGCACAAGAATTATTTTGGATGCATAATCTGAAAGTAGTTTTGTATAAATAGTATGTTCTTCAGGTGTAAGTACCCGTGATCCATCAAATACTAAAATAATAATATCAGCTTTATGAGCTTCATCAAAGGAGCGTTGAATGCCCTCTTTTTCTATACTATCGGTTGTTTGACGCAGTCCAGCGGTATCAGCTAGAGTCCAGTAGTTACCATTACGATATACTCCTGATTCAATAACATCACGCGTGGTACCTGCAATAGGTGTTACTATAGATCGTTTTTGATTGAGTAACGCATTAAAAAGTGAAGATTTACCCGCATTAACCGATCCAATAAGCGCTATGCGAATACCTTGTCTTATTTGTTGCTGCTGATCGAAAGTTTTTTTTAGCTGCATTAATTGAGTAAGAAGCTCTTGGATATGTTTTTTTATTTGGACGCCAAACTCTTCTTCTTCATCAAGAAATTCAAAACTTGCTTCACACCATGCTAATGCACGAACAAGCTCTTTTTCAATAGCTACCATCCAATGGGAAAAGCTTCCTTCAAGTTGGGCGAGCGACTTTTTTAAAGCAAGTTGTGTATTGGCATGAATAAGCTCATTTATAGCTTCAGCTTGCAGAAGGTCAATTTTATTATGAGCAAAAGCTCGTTTAGTAAATTCGCCTCCATGAGCTACACGTGCACCATAAGCAATTGCTTGAGCTATAATAGCATCAATAATAAATTGATTATTATGACACGTAATCTCGATGACATCTTGGCCGGTAAAAGTTTTAGGGCCGTCCATAACGATAAAGAGTACTTGGTCAATTTTAGTGCCATAGGAATCAGTGACCCACCCGTAATGAACAGTATGGGTGGGTACTTGAATAATGCTTTTTTTGCCTGGTAAAGAAGCCATGTTGGCAACTATACTACGCGCATTTACGCCACTTAAACGAAGTAAAGCTAAAGCACCACTTCCTTGCGGAGTGCATTGAGCAATAATAGTTTCTTCGTCGCGATTGAGTAGCATAGGGATAATCTTTGTTTTACGCACCTATAAGAATAATCTTATAGCCCTTTAAAGGTCTTCTGTAGCGTTGCTTAAGCATTTGTAGATATAATGTTGCTAAGCTAGCAAAAAATTGCTTTTCTCTGTTTTTATCTTCAAAAATAGGATGAGCAAAGTTAATCTTTAAATGAAAATGGCTTGGCTCAATTGAAAATTGAACTTCAGGCTTATGCATTAAAGAAAGCGTTTGTGCTAACCATTGTTGTACATCGGTTACCATAGAATCTGACCATACAGGTGTTGTAGGTCGTGCTTGTTCTGTTTCACTTGGCTGAGTTTGATCTACAGCAGTGTTTTGAGCTAAAGATTCAGGTTGACGAGGTGCACGTGGTTGCAACGGCTTGCGCTCTTTTGGCTTATTTTCTACAGGTGCTGATGCTTGCGGTTGAGCTGCACGTGGCTCACGACGTTCGCGTTGTTGCGGCTGCTGAGCAGGTGTTGCTGATTTAGGTTTATATTTAGATGACTGAGATTCTGACTTTTGGCTTTGTGGTTCATTGAAAAAAATGCCAATTTTAGCAGAACGTACCGTCATACCAATAAAATTATGCTGCGGTTCTTCAAAGACTTTTACAGAAAAATCCTTAGGTTGACCTGCTTGCATCCACGCCTTTTCTATTGCTTTAGCAATAGTTGAAGCCTCTTCCATAATAGATTTCATGAGTTACTACCTTTAATAGTTTTTTAGTATAGACATGTGATACTACAAGTATAATAAACTATAAGTTAAGAAAAAAGACTTGGATTTAGGGACCATTATAAAATGCGACTTTGTGTGTGGGGTCTATGGAGCGGGAAACGGGACTCGAACCCGCAACCTTTGCCTTGGCAAGGCAACGCTCTACCAATTGAGCTATTCCCGCATATTGTATACGTTATAAGGTACCATAACCAAAGTATTTGTCAATAATATAATTAATAGAGGTAGAGATGATTGCACTTTTAAACGGTATTGTAAAAGAAGTTAGTTCCCAACAGATTATTCTTGATGTTAGTGGGGTAGGGTTTAATCTTTCAGTTGCTGACGAGCATGTTTTCACCGTAGGCCAAAAACAAGAGTTACAGGTCTATTTTCATTGGAATGCTGAACAAGG is part of the Candidatus Dependentiae bacterium genome and encodes:
- the mnmE gene encoding tRNA uridine-5-carboxymethylaminomethyl(34) synthesis GTPase MnmE, whose protein sequence is MLLNRDEETIIAQCTPQGSGALALLRLSGVNARSIVANMASLPGKKSIIQVPTHTVHYGWVTDSYGTKIDQVLFIVMDGPKTFTGQDVIEITCHNNQFIIDAIIAQAIAYGARVAHGGEFTKRAFAHNKIDLLQAEAINELIHANTQLALKKSLAQLEGSFSHWMVAIEKELVRALAWCEASFEFLDEEEEFGVQIKKHIQELLTQLMQLKKTFDQQQQIRQGIRIALIGSVNAGKSSLFNALLNQKRSIVTPIAGTTRDVIESGVYRNGNYWTLADTAGLRQTTDSIEKEGIQRSFDEAHKADIIILVFDGSRVLTPEEHTIYTKLLSDYASKIILVHNKADLPEITDHALVPLRTLVLSAHTRQSLESLEQLIEDKIALLFHALESPFLLNQRQFTLVLGLEKKLHEIVAMLSVPFVQYELVSYHLKDALEHVSELTGKSVSEAGMDMVFKEFCVGK